From a single Capsicum annuum cultivar UCD-10X-F1 chromosome 12, UCD10Xv1.1, whole genome shotgun sequence genomic region:
- the LOC107850442 gene encoding enoyl-CoA hydratase 2, peroxisomal, protein MAGSGNSEFDPELAISHKFPESLYTYTERDAAIYALGIGACSKDAVDDKELKYVYHEDGQKFIQVLPTFSTLFSVGVAQIEQLPGLQFDPRLLLHGQQYIEIYKPLPSHGCILNKASVAGLHDKGKATIIELEIVSYEKESGERLCMNRFSIYLRGAGGFSKSSQPYSYSSYRSNQSAFPKIPKSRPFAVFEECTHASQALLYRLSGDYNPLHSDPKFAEAAGFSRPILHGLCSLGFAVRAIIKCICGGDQHKIKSISGRFLLHVYPGETLITEMWLEGLRVIYQVKVKERNRAVLSGSVNLNRLSSSL, encoded by the exons GGATGCTGCCATTTATGCTCTTGGCATAGGAGCATGTTCAAAGGATGCTGTTGATGATAAAGAACTTAAATATGTTTATCATGAAGATGGTCAGAAATTCATCCAG GTCTTGCCAACTTTTTCTACTTTGTTCTCTGTTGGAGTTGCGCAAATTGAGCAGCTTCCAGGCTTGCA ATTTGATCCACGTCTTCTACTGCACGGCCAACAATACATTGAAATCTACAAGCCACTTCCTTCCCATGGCTGC ATACTTAATAAAGCGAGTGTTGCTGGATTGCATGATAAAG GTAAAGCAACCATTATTGAGCTAGAAATTGTGAGTTACGAGAAAGAATCTGGTGAACGGCTATGCATGAACCG ATTTTCTATTTACTTGAGGGGTGCTGGTGGATTCTCGAAGTCATCTCAGCCTTACTCCTACTCCAGCTATCGTAGCAATCAGTCTGCTTTTCCTAAAATTCCCAAAAGTCGGCCCTTCGCTGTATTTGAAGAATGTACACATGCATCACAG GCTTTGCTGTATAGGCTATCTGGTGATTACAATCCATTGCATTCAGATCCAAAGTTTGCAGAAGCTGCAGG ATTTTCTCGTCCAATACTGCATGGGTTGTGCTCGCTTGGATTTGCAGTTAGGGCTATCATAAAATGTATTTGCGGAGGTGATCAGCACAAGATCAAGAGCATATCTGGCAGATTTCTACTACATGTTTATCCAGGAGAAACTTTAATCACCGAAATGTGGTTGGAAGGGTTGAG AGTCATATATCAAGTGAAGGTGAAGGAACGTAACCGGGCAGTGCTTTCTGGATCTGTGAATCTTAATCGTTTAAGTTCATCTCTGTGA